In Oligoflexus sp., a single genomic region encodes these proteins:
- a CDS encoding 2Fe-2S iron-sulfur cluster-binding protein yields MSTNEAAPKPKLTIDGQVVEFQPGDTIMRAAERAHIDQGIPRFCYHPGLPVAGTCRMCTVEVEKAPKLMTACSTPAADGMVVQTQSEKVKKSRAGVMEFLLANHPLDCPVCDQAGECSLQDYNFEYGPGTSQFHEEKRVFVEAQTKPLSDRLTLNMNRCIHCERCVRYTEDVTKTNELLMNSRGWRKELTTALEEGMFNEYQGNIADICPVGAITFNDFRFQKRVWFLKEKNSICDGCAKGCSIHADQEKNIVYRYRARHNEAVNGHWICDEGRVSFHTYQNPERIIHPVLRTQGQLVATNWDTLVSWLLPLLTSAKRTLLLIGTDATSEEAATIMQILPSFTQGEVVVRSYNGTNEVQKSTDDAPVDHLLRRKDKTPNTKGMEILGLHPLSDKDQNFDVAIYFRSGRAALPPQRLAEVEVAWGVFARPEAERFAAVMPGLATIEKAGTYIQCDGVTQSFEAVVQAHGASASVKKILDGMRLKANAPILAAREVARDSV; encoded by the coding sequence ATGAGTACAAACGAAGCAGCACCCAAGCCCAAGCTGACGATTGATGGGCAGGTCGTTGAGTTTCAGCCCGGTGATACCATCATGCGGGCGGCTGAACGCGCTCATATCGATCAGGGCATTCCCCGTTTCTGTTATCACCCCGGACTGCCTGTCGCGGGGACTTGTCGTATGTGTACAGTGGAAGTGGAGAAGGCGCCGAAACTGATGACGGCCTGCTCGACTCCCGCCGCGGATGGCATGGTCGTCCAAACGCAGTCGGAGAAGGTTAAAAAGAGCCGCGCCGGCGTCATGGAATTCCTCCTCGCCAACCACCCGCTGGATTGCCCCGTCTGTGACCAGGCGGGCGAATGCTCCCTTCAGGACTATAACTTCGAGTATGGTCCCGGAACGAGTCAGTTCCACGAAGAAAAGCGCGTGTTTGTGGAAGCGCAGACCAAGCCGCTTTCCGATCGCCTGACGCTGAACATGAACCGCTGCATCCACTGCGAGCGCTGCGTGCGCTATACCGAGGATGTGACCAAGACCAATGAACTGCTCATGAACAGCCGCGGCTGGCGCAAGGAACTCACCACGGCGCTGGAAGAGGGCATGTTCAATGAGTATCAGGGCAATATCGCCGACATCTGTCCGGTCGGTGCGATCACTTTCAACGACTTCCGCTTTCAAAAGCGCGTCTGGTTCTTGAAGGAAAAAAACAGCATCTGCGACGGCTGCGCCAAGGGCTGTTCGATCCATGCGGATCAGGAAAAGAATATCGTCTACCGCTACCGCGCGCGGCATAACGAAGCCGTGAACGGTCACTGGATCTGTGATGAGGGACGCGTGTCGTTCCACACCTATCAGAATCCTGAGCGCATCATTCATCCTGTTCTGCGCACGCAGGGTCAGCTCGTGGCCACGAACTGGGATACTCTCGTGTCCTGGCTCCTGCCGCTTCTGACCAGCGCGAAGCGCACCCTGCTTTTGATCGGCACCGATGCGACGAGCGAGGAAGCCGCGACCATCATGCAGATCCTTCCATCCTTCACCCAGGGTGAAGTGGTGGTGCGTTCCTACAACGGAACGAACGAGGTGCAGAAGTCCACGGATGATGCTCCAGTGGATCATCTCCTGCGCCGCAAGGATAAGACGCCGAATACCAAGGGCATGGAAATCCTCGGTCTTCATCCGCTGTCGGATAAGGATCAGAATTTCGATGTCGCGATCTATTTCCGTTCGGGCCGCGCTGCCCTTCCTCCTCAAAGGCTGGCCGAGGTGGAAGTCGCCTGGGGTGTGTTTGCACGCCCGGAAGCCGAGCGTTTCGCAGCGGTCATGCCAGGACTGGCCACCATTGAAAAAGCGGGCACCTACATCCAGTGTGATGGAGTGACCCAAAGCTTTGAAGCGGTTGTCCAGGCTCATGGCGCCAGTGCTTCGGTCAAGAAAATTCTGGATGGGATGCGGTTGAAAGCCAACGCACCTATCCTGGCCGCGCGTGAGGTAGCCCGTGACTCTGTTTGA
- a CDS encoding YciI family protein, with the protein MKLYIYDLALRPDYHDVSTWDDKVQEVFAQHGEFLNRAVQHGRVMFVGRTDTQPQDNYGLVVFEADNQADAEEFMNQDPAIARGVMMGRAFPFKILRVTDQARKWQAW; encoded by the coding sequence ATGAAACTTTATATCTATGACCTCGCATTAAGACCGGATTATCATGACGTTTCGACTTGGGATGACAAGGTGCAGGAGGTCTTCGCCCAGCATGGTGAATTCCTGAATCGCGCTGTTCAGCATGGACGGGTGATGTTTGTGGGGCGCACGGATACGCAGCCCCAGGACAATTACGGGCTCGTGGTGTTTGAAGCGGATAATCAGGCTGATGCCGAGGAATTCATGAATCAGGACCCGGCGATTGCCCGCGGTGTGATGATGGGGCGGGCGTTCCCCTTTAAAATCCTGCGCGTGACCGATCAGGCCCGCAAGTGGCAGGCCTGGTAA
- a CDS encoding NADH-quinone oxidoreductase subunit J yields the protein MVNPVILILTVLIMLLSLGMIFAKSPISSAISLVGLMVALGGIYALIGAHFVAALQVIIYAGAVMVLFIFSIMLLNMNEERGEIDFASWKTYAALGISLGLTGFLGVAFFNWSQETGLPTPDIYTLQKIKEVGGNVVAVSAVLFSQAYIQFELISLLLLVAIAGALVLAKRKVD from the coding sequence GTGGTTAATCCTGTGATTCTGATACTCACCGTTTTGATCATGCTCCTGAGCCTGGGCATGATCTTCGCCAAAAGCCCGATCAGCAGCGCAATCTCGCTGGTCGGCCTGATGGTGGCCCTGGGCGGCATCTATGCTCTGATCGGAGCGCATTTCGTGGCCGCTTTGCAGGTCATCATCTATGCGGGTGCGGTGATGGTCCTCTTCATCTTCTCGATCATGCTCCTCAACATGAATGAAGAGCGAGGGGAAATTGATTTTGCATCCTGGAAGACCTATGCGGCCCTCGGCATCAGCCTTGGCCTCACAGGATTTCTGGGCGTCGCATTTTTCAACTGGTCGCAGGAAACCGGACTTCCCACGCCGGATATCTATACCCTGCAGAAGATCAAGGAAGTCGGCGGCAACGTCGTCGCCGTCTCGGCGGTCCTTTTCTCGCAGGCGTATATTCAATTCGAACTGATCTCGCTGCTGCTCCTGGTCGCCATCGCCGGTGCCCTGGTTCTGGCCAAAAGAAAGGTGGACTGA
- the nuoL gene encoding NADH-quinone oxidoreductase subunit L, with protein sequence MSELVPSQLPLWILLLPLCGFVFNGIIHPVLTRGVTKTNNVISGAVATLAMVASFVVAWTGFRELAAGSGALHTTVYQWVAMSDFSVGLNLQLDRLSSIMALIITGIGSLIHLYSIGYMSHEKGAARFFAYLNLFCFAMLILVLSDNLLFVFFGWEGVGLCSYLLISYWYGESANADAARKAFLVNRVGDFGFVLAMCMLYAKFGTLSFAQLLSLITPDHASYLTGVAVLLFFAATGKSAQFPLYVWLPDAMAGPTPVSALIHAATMVTAGVYLFARMHFLFELAPAVMTTVAWIGAFTALIGGTIALAQNDIKKVLAYSTVSQLGFMFLATGVGAYHAAVFHLMTHAFFKALLFLGAGSVIHACDGEQDMRKMGGLRKALPITHATMLIGSLAIMGIPFFSGFFSKDEILFMAEAMPRGSMGLFTAGAIAAFLTAVYTYRMLRMTFWGEARTGIHGHESPWVMTLPLIVLAVLATFGGFLGVPHELAHSVGLPAQLIGEWLTPVVPAAALDLHAAPLSEGMVSIIAILLSVLGIGLGAVLFKRSFSLPSPSLGKLLEGKYYVDEIYQAVFVRPLYAIGDLIAKTLEGRLLQNLGSWMGIGSSWSGDRLRALQGGDLQVFALVILGGLSLIVAISLFWTNV encoded by the coding sequence ATGAGCGAACTCGTCCCATCACAATTGCCCTTATGGATCCTCCTTCTGCCGCTCTGTGGTTTTGTCTTCAATGGGATCATTCATCCAGTGCTGACCCGCGGTGTTACGAAAACCAATAACGTCATCTCGGGCGCTGTGGCGACCCTGGCCATGGTCGCAAGTTTTGTGGTCGCCTGGACCGGCTTCCGCGAACTGGCCGCCGGCAGCGGCGCGCTGCACACCACGGTGTATCAGTGGGTCGCGATGAGCGATTTTTCGGTGGGACTCAATCTGCAGCTCGATCGACTGAGTTCGATCATGGCATTGATCATCACCGGCATCGGCAGTCTCATCCACCTCTACAGTATCGGTTACATGTCGCATGAAAAAGGCGCGGCCCGCTTCTTCGCGTACCTGAACCTTTTCTGCTTTGCGATGCTGATCCTGGTGCTCAGCGATAACCTTCTGTTCGTCTTCTTCGGTTGGGAAGGCGTGGGCCTTTGCTCCTACCTCCTGATCAGCTACTGGTACGGGGAATCTGCAAACGCCGACGCGGCGCGCAAGGCCTTTTTGGTCAACCGCGTGGGTGACTTTGGTTTTGTGCTGGCCATGTGCATGCTCTATGCAAAGTTCGGCACTCTGAGTTTCGCGCAGCTTCTGTCCCTGATCACTCCCGATCATGCTTCTTATCTGACCGGCGTGGCCGTGCTGCTCTTCTTCGCCGCCACGGGCAAATCCGCTCAGTTTCCTCTTTATGTCTGGCTGCCGGATGCGATGGCGGGCCCGACTCCTGTGTCCGCGCTGATTCACGCCGCGACCATGGTGACCGCTGGGGTTTATCTCTTCGCGCGCATGCACTTCCTCTTTGAACTCGCGCCGGCGGTGATGACGACCGTGGCCTGGATCGGTGCCTTCACAGCGCTGATCGGCGGCACGATCGCCCTGGCTCAAAACGATATCAAAAAAGTCCTCGCGTACTCGACCGTCTCGCAGCTCGGGTTCATGTTCCTGGCGACTGGCGTCGGTGCGTATCATGCAGCCGTCTTTCATCTGATGACGCATGCTTTCTTTAAGGCCCTGCTCTTCCTCGGCGCCGGTTCTGTGATCCACGCCTGCGATGGCGAGCAGGACATGCGGAAGATGGGTGGTCTGCGCAAGGCCCTTCCGATCACGCATGCCACGATGCTGATCGGCAGTCTTGCGATCATGGGCATTCCTTTCTTCAGCGGCTTTTTCAGCAAGGACGAAATCCTTTTCATGGCCGAAGCGATGCCACGGGGCAGCATGGGCCTTTTCACGGCCGGTGCGATTGCAGCCTTTTTAACGGCTGTTTATACCTATCGCATGCTGCGCATGACCTTCTGGGGTGAAGCGCGGACAGGCATTCACGGTCATGAATCGCCTTGGGTCATGACGCTGCCTTTGATCGTGCTCGCCGTTCTCGCCACATTCGGCGGCTTCCTCGGCGTTCCGCATGAACTTGCGCATTCTGTGGGACTGCCCGCGCAACTGATCGGCGAATGGCTGACTCCGGTTGTCCCGGCGGCTGCCCTGGATCTGCACGCAGCGCCATTGAGCGAGGGCATGGTGTCCATCATCGCCATCCTCTTGAGCGTTCTAGGCATCGGTCTGGGAGCCGTGCTCTTCAAAAGAAGCTTCTCGCTGCCGAGTCCTTCCCTCGGAAAACTTTTGGAAGGCAAATACTATGTCGATGAAATCTATCAAGCTGTCTTTGTGCGGCCTCTCTATGCGATCGGCGATCTGATCGCCAAGACTCTGGAAGGCCGTTTGCTGCAGAATTTAGGCAGCTGGATGGGTATCGGCTCGTCGTGGTCAGGGGATCGTCTGCGGGCACTGCAAGGCGGGGACCTTCAGGTCTTCGCTCTGGTGATCCTCGGCGGACTTTCGCTCATCGTGGCAATCTCTCTCTTCTGGACGAATGTATGA
- the nuoH gene encoding NADH-quinone oxidoreductase subunit NuoH, with amino-acid sequence MTLFDSIALSLKLIFVLGVTLNAVPVMVWFERRGSAWIQGRVGPNRVGPFGLLQPVADVLKFVFKEDFVPAQASKFYYHLAPAIAAIAPLAAFAAIPFGSYLIINGQEVPLQIAQLDMGVLSVLAFAGLEVYPIMLAGWSSNNKYAIFGALRGSSQMVSYEIGMGLSLVSMLLIYGSLDLNAIVQYQSEAWFGVIPRWGMFMNPIAFIIFLISIFAETNRLPFDLPEGDSEIVAGYHVEYGSTKFAMFFFAEYVAMIMASSLLVTLFAGGYSLLPGLGLLSNGLSSLVGFEAAGKQNLIAVFQALGFIFKVGCVMFFFVWVRWTLPRFRFDQLMNLGWKILFPIALANLIFVAVVIALVGV; translated from the coding sequence GTGACTCTGTTTGATAGCATCGCTCTCTCTCTGAAGCTGATTTTCGTGCTGGGTGTGACTTTGAACGCTGTCCCGGTCATGGTCTGGTTCGAACGTCGCGGTTCAGCCTGGATCCAGGGTCGGGTCGGACCCAACCGGGTCGGTCCTTTCGGACTTTTGCAGCCGGTGGCCGACGTTTTGAAATTCGTGTTCAAAGAGGACTTCGTTCCGGCCCAGGCCTCGAAGTTTTACTACCACCTCGCTCCCGCGATCGCAGCCATCGCTCCGCTCGCGGCGTTTGCAGCCATTCCCTTCGGCAGCTACCTGATCATCAATGGTCAGGAGGTGCCGCTTCAGATCGCGCAGCTCGATATGGGCGTGCTCTCGGTTCTGGCCTTTGCCGGACTTGAGGTGTATCCGATCATGCTGGCCGGTTGGTCGTCCAACAACAAGTATGCGATCTTCGGCGCTCTGCGCGGCAGCAGCCAGATGGTGAGCTATGAAATCGGCATGGGCCTGTCCCTCGTTTCGATGCTTTTGATTTACGGCAGCCTCGATCTGAATGCGATCGTGCAGTATCAGAGTGAAGCCTGGTTCGGCGTGATTCCACGCTGGGGCATGTTCATGAACCCGATCGCCTTCATCATCTTCCTGATCTCGATTTTCGCGGAAACCAACCGGCTGCCTTTCGACTTGCCCGAGGGTGATTCGGAAATCGTCGCCGGTTATCACGTGGAATACGGTTCCACCAAATTCGCCATGTTCTTCTTCGCGGAATACGTGGCGATGATCATGGCCTCGTCACTGCTGGTGACGCTTTTCGCCGGCGGCTATTCGCTGCTGCCCGGTCTGGGGCTTCTGTCGAACGGCCTTTCAAGCCTTGTTGGCTTTGAAGCGGCCGGCAAACAAAATCTGATCGCGGTGTTTCAGGCACTCGGCTTCATCTTCAAGGTGGGCTGCGTGATGTTCTTCTTTGTCTGGGTCCGGTGGACACTGCCCCGCTTCCGATTCGATCAGCTGATGAATCTGGGATGGAAGATCCTCTTCCCCATCGCCCTGGCCAACCTGATCTTTGTCGCGGTCGTTATTGCATTGGTAGGGGTGTAA
- a CDS encoding NADH-quinone oxidoreductase subunit M: MNQLLSWMIFLPAVGAALILLLPNARVAKPLGILISAVVAVMGVMLWFNFDPEALGPQFVIKQPWLPAMGVSFEVALDGLNLPLVVFTALLTPLAFLGTWSLPANATDTLQKRMTALVLLMECGALGTFLSQDLFLFYVFWEVILIPAYLLIGMYGGADRVKTTLQFFIYTFAGSLLMLVGIAWLIYAQKSTTGEFSASMIELQNLRFAFDPQAGWGGILSAQGLLFAAFAAAFFVKSPLVPFHAWLPSTYTQAPTLVTIYLAAILSKMGTYGILKILLPLFPDAARAFGPTLMWLAAIGIVYGALLAIVQKNLKTAIAYSSLSHVSYILLGLFSLTPSGMNGALLQMVNHGIAISGLFLLVGHLEKSRGSLELAAFGGLAKTTPLLATSFMVMVLSSVALPGTNGFVGEFMVLVSSFRVDSGATILAATGMVLGAVYMLNLYQKTMFGGASQDAPAGAVWADLSVKEIVVMAALSAAVVGIGVAPQGYLARSKVAIEATVKHISPETVEPDQSGRVSNF, from the coding sequence ATGAACCAGCTCCTCTCTTGGATGATCTTTCTTCCGGCTGTGGGTGCAGCCCTGATTCTTTTGCTCCCGAATGCCCGGGTGGCCAAACCCCTTGGTATACTGATCAGCGCCGTGGTCGCGGTCATGGGCGTGATGCTCTGGTTCAACTTCGATCCCGAAGCCCTTGGACCCCAGTTTGTCATCAAACAGCCCTGGCTGCCTGCGATGGGCGTTTCTTTCGAAGTGGCCCTTGATGGCCTCAACCTTCCTTTGGTCGTCTTCACAGCGCTCCTGACGCCGCTCGCATTCCTCGGAACCTGGTCGCTGCCGGCGAACGCGACCGATACCCTGCAGAAGCGCATGACCGCTCTGGTCCTTCTGATGGAATGCGGGGCCCTCGGCACGTTTCTGAGCCAGGACCTTTTCCTCTTTTACGTTTTCTGGGAAGTGATTCTGATTCCGGCCTACCTCTTGATCGGTATGTACGGCGGCGCTGATCGCGTGAAGACCACGCTGCAATTCTTCATCTATACCTTCGCCGGTTCGCTGCTGATGCTGGTTGGAATCGCCTGGCTCATCTATGCGCAAAAATCCACGACGGGTGAATTCAGCGCCTCGATGATCGAACTGCAGAATCTGCGTTTTGCCTTTGACCCGCAGGCGGGTTGGGGTGGGATTCTTTCGGCTCAGGGGCTTTTGTTTGCGGCCTTTGCCGCGGCCTTCTTTGTGAAGTCGCCTCTGGTTCCTTTCCACGCCTGGCTGCCTTCGACCTATACCCAGGCGCCGACGCTCGTCACGATTTATCTCGCGGCCATCCTTTCGAAGATGGGGACTTACGGGATCCTGAAAATCCTTCTGCCCCTTTTCCCGGATGCAGCCCGCGCCTTTGGTCCAACTCTGATGTGGCTCGCGGCCATCGGTATCGTTTACGGTGCCCTGCTCGCGATCGTTCAAAAGAATCTGAAGACGGCCATCGCCTACTCTTCGCTCTCGCACGTCAGCTACATCCTGCTCGGGCTCTTCTCGCTGACGCCTTCGGGAATGAACGGCGCGCTCCTGCAGATGGTCAATCACGGGATCGCCATTTCGGGTCTTTTCCTTCTGGTCGGTCATCTCGAAAAAAGTCGCGGCAGTCTGGAACTCGCTGCCTTCGGTGGCCTTGCGAAGACCACGCCGCTCCTCGCCACTTCTTTCATGGTGATGGTGCTGTCGTCGGTAGCCCTGCCCGGCACCAACGGATTCGTCGGTGAATTCATGGTTCTGGTATCGAGCTTCCGCGTCGACAGCGGAGCGACGATACTCGCGGCCACAGGCATGGTGCTCGGCGCTGTGTATATGCTGAATCTCTATCAAAAGACCATGTTCGGCGGGGCGTCGCAGGATGCTCCGGCGGGCGCAGTCTGGGCGGATTTGAGCGTCAAGGAAATCGTCGTGATGGCGGCTTTGAGTGCGGCGGTCGTGGGCATTGGTGTGGCCCCACAGGGTTATCTGGCCCGTTCCAAAGTGGCTATCGAGGCAACGGTGAAACACATCAGTCCCGAAACCGTAGAGCCCGATCAGTCGGGCCGCGTTTCCAACTTCTGA
- a CDS encoding NADH-quinone oxidoreductase subunit N, translated as MSFAELFPIQFLSGAEWQAIIPLLIMSLSSVLALLFSPLHDKGRLVSFTTLTAGSVLALLALVFMVPDAPVPVLGGILIIDRLSQIFSALTVSAGLAAAFMTLGYDQREKIHAEVYSLIAFAVAGMMILVSTRDLMVLFIGLELMSLAVYVLVSMRRQAAMAAEAGLKYFLLGGVASAILLYGVSLLYGSTGSLKFDVIGQGLSRLWQTGTPMLPVAGLVMVAIGFLFKVGAVPFHVWIPDVYTGASTPVTGFMISGVKAAAIGALLRFSADVFALPGLLMVGGSFYWILWAIIAFTLLFGALVGLRQSSLKRMLAYSTIAHTGYVLLGFLALIVGQKEGAADAIVSYTLFYVVMNLGGFAVLTLLSPEGSDEPSLQDLAGLGQRRPYLAFALSLFLLSMAGIPPTAGFFGKYYLFMSAMSAGELGLTILAVLGSVISAAFYLRPLVYMYMRPADETSVSEPRWFGSSAVVGLAAVLTLVMGLIPSWFSSLMK; from the coding sequence GTGTCGTTTGCAGAACTATTTCCCATTCAATTTCTCTCAGGCGCGGAGTGGCAGGCAATTATTCCCCTGCTCATCATGAGTCTGAGTTCCGTCCTGGCTCTTTTATTTTCGCCCTTGCATGACAAAGGCCGATTGGTTTCCTTCACGACGCTCACGGCCGGTTCGGTGCTCGCGCTTCTGGCCCTCGTCTTCATGGTGCCGGATGCCCCAGTCCCAGTCCTTGGTGGCATTTTGATCATCGACCGTTTGAGTCAGATCTTCTCGGCCCTGACCGTATCGGCTGGTCTTGCGGCTGCCTTCATGACGCTTGGTTATGACCAGCGCGAGAAAATTCACGCCGAAGTCTATTCCCTCATCGCCTTCGCTGTCGCCGGCATGATGATCCTCGTCAGCACGCGCGATCTGATGGTTCTTTTCATCGGCCTCGAACTCATGTCTTTGGCTGTTTATGTCCTCGTCTCGATGCGCCGTCAGGCGGCAATGGCCGCGGAAGCGGGTTTGAAATACTTCCTGCTGGGTGGCGTGGCCAGCGCGATTCTGCTCTATGGGGTCTCGCTGCTTTATGGCAGCACCGGCAGTTTGAAGTTTGATGTCATCGGTCAGGGTCTCAGCCGCCTCTGGCAAACAGGAACACCGATGCTGCCTGTCGCAGGCCTTGTGATGGTGGCCATTGGCTTTCTCTTTAAGGTCGGCGCGGTTCCCTTCCATGTCTGGATTCCCGATGTTTACACCGGCGCGTCAACCCCTGTGACGGGCTTTATGATTTCCGGCGTGAAGGCCGCTGCGATCGGAGCCTTGCTTCGTTTCAGCGCCGATGTCTTCGCTCTGCCGGGACTTCTGATGGTGGGTGGAAGCTTTTATTGGATACTGTGGGCCATCATCGCCTTCACGCTTCTTTTCGGTGCGCTCGTCGGTCTGCGGCAAAGCAGTCTGAAGCGTATGCTCGCATACTCCACGATCGCGCACACGGGATATGTGCTGCTGGGCTTCCTGGCTTTGATCGTCGGACAGAAAGAGGGCGCGGCGGATGCGATCGTATCCTACACGCTCTTTTATGTGGTGATGAACCTGGGCGGCTTTGCTGTACTGACTCTTCTGAGTCCTGAAGGCAGTGATGAACCTTCGCTGCAGGATCTTGCCGGACTGGGCCAGCGACGTCCGTACCTCGCGTTCGCTCTGAGTCTTTTCCTTCTCAGCATGGCCGGCATTCCGCCGACAGCTGGGTTCTTTGGAAAGTACTATCTTTTCATGAGTGCGATGTCCGCTGGCGAGCTGGGTCTGACCATTCTCGCGGTGCTGGGTTCGGTGATTTCCGCAGCCTTCTATCTGCGCCCTCTCGTTTACATGTACATGCGTCCCGCCGATGAAACCTCCGTCAGCGAACCGCGCTGGTTCGGAAGTTCGGCGGTTGTTGGCCTTGCAGCTGTGCTGACCCTTGTCATGGGATTGATCCCCAGCTGGTTTTCGAGTCTGATGAAGTAA
- a CDS encoding NADH-quinone oxidoreductase subunit I produces MGTKVVTRKEGYWDKFYLPALAIGLKVTIKQFYRTLFQGKATTIQYPEVKRNYSQRFRGMHFISIDENKVENCTSCYLCQTVCPAECITIVAEERDPNENPYGVRKEKKPKSFDIDALRCCFCGMCEEACPKDAIKLSRNYELATTTRSEAFYDLDHLKREVKGRG; encoded by the coding sequence ATGGGTACCAAAGTCGTTACGCGCAAGGAAGGCTATTGGGATAAGTTTTATCTCCCGGCCCTGGCGATTGGTCTGAAAGTGACCATCAAGCAGTTCTACAGGACGCTGTTTCAGGGCAAGGCCACGACCATTCAATATCCTGAAGTGAAGCGCAACTACTCGCAGCGTTTCCGCGGGATGCACTTTATTTCGATCGATGAGAACAAGGTCGAGAACTGCACCTCCTGTTATCTCTGTCAGACCGTGTGCCCGGCGGAATGCATCACGATCGTCGCCGAGGAACGCGATCCGAACGAAAACCCTTATGGGGTTCGCAAGGAAAAGAAACCCAAGAGCTTCGACATCGACGCGCTGCGTTGCTGCTTCTGCGGTATGTGCGAGGAGGCCTGTCCCAAGGATGCGATCAAGCTTTCCCGCAACTACGAGCTTGCCACCACGACGCGCTCAGAAGCCTTCTATGATCTCGACCATCTGAAAAGGGAGGTCAAAGGCCGTGGTTAA
- the nuoK gene encoding NADH-quinone oxidoreductase subunit NuoK: MDTGVLLHVLSAWLFCMGLLAICIRRNTLIMLMGIELMLNGVNLSFVTFAHELQQLSGQLQVFFIITIAAAESAVGLSILVNVYRNFGSIKTDRTQTLRG; this comes from the coding sequence ATGGATACCGGCGTTCTGTTGCACGTTCTATCGGCCTGGCTCTTCTGCATGGGGCTCCTGGCTATTTGTATTCGGCGCAATACGCTGATCATGCTCATGGGGATCGAACTCATGCTGAACGGCGTGAACCTTTCCTTCGTGACCTTCGCGCATGAACTGCAGCAGCTTTCGGGCCAGCTGCAGGTGTTCTTCATCATCACGATCGCAGCCGCGGAATCGGCTGTAGGCTTGTCCATTTTGGTCAACGTCTATCGAAACTTCGGTAGTATCAAGACCGACCGTACCCAGACCTTGCGAGGCTGA